Proteins encoded together in one Lathyrus oleraceus cultivar Zhongwan6 chromosome 5, CAAS_Psat_ZW6_1.0, whole genome shotgun sequence window:
- the LOC127081913 gene encoding uncharacterized protein LOC127081913, whose amino-acid sequence MSIFSPTSSTLPSHSPISSPCFSRFVTASFGRRIRRRSRRHNKLKPSIPTTTTTTTSFPTSSTLPSTIHFVGTSAALTLVAFSVFRVLIELVSRLAPWRRNASGYGKSMVRRDQSLGGKEVVVGLGSRSGVTAPIKRSLKNNKVAVQRKLPKWWPIVNNPNHSDFDFDLNEQEEYRRDAYRLVRGKDTLLISLLFSIL is encoded by the exons ATGTCGATTTTTTCTCCCACTTCTTCCACTCTTCCTTCTCATTCTCCAATTTCATCACCATGCTTTTCCCGCTTCGTCACCGCTTCATTCGGCCGTCGCATCCGCCGCCGCAGCCGCCGTCACAACAAACTCAAACCTTCCATCCCTACCACCACCACAACCACAACCTCTTTTCCCACTTCTTCCACTCTTCCTTCCACTATTCACTTCGTCGGAACTTCAGCTGCTTTGACTCTCGTAGCGTTTTCTGTTTTTAGAGTATTGATTGAATTGGTTTCTAGGTTAGCGCCGTGGCGGCGAAACGCGTCTGGTTATGGTAAATCTATGGTGCGCAGAGACCAGAGTCTTGGAGGGAAAGAGGTGGTTGTTGGATTGGGTTCCAGGAGCGGCGTTACGGCGCCGATTAAGCGGTCTTTGAAGAACAATAAGGTTGCAGTTCAAAGGAAATTGCCGAAATGGTGGCCAATTGTTAATAATCCCAATCACAGTGATTTTGATTTTGACCTAAATGAGCAAGAAGAATACAGAAGAGATGCTTACAGACTGGTTCGAG GTAAAGACACTCTTCTAATTTCTCTACTGTTTTCCATCCTTTAA
- the LOC127081914 gene encoding WAT1-related protein At1g68170 — protein sequence MLVVSNLIPVITFIMAVCFGMDKFDLKFVEGKAKVIGTIMGMSGAMLIIFFKGTEIHIWSSKINLLYPNQNSNEQIASHHADFAEKALGVLCALASSCSFSLWYIIQAKLNKEYSSHPSSAALIATMGAIQATIIALCVERDWEQWKLRNNLRILSVIYPGIVVSGLVVIATTWCIKKRGPVFASIFSPLQLLLVAIAAYFMLDEKLYLGSMLGAIVIVCGLYAVLWGQSKEMKKKMKIIEITRTTENEGHVVISTLVSHDIVVQINQSSAITKENVVNDQ from the exons ATGTTGGTTGTCTCCAACCTAATTCCAGTCATTACCTTCATCATGGCTGTGTGCTTCgg AATGGATAAATTCGATTTGAAGTTCGTGGAAGGAAAAGCTAAGGTGATAGGAACAATAATGGGAATGAGTGGTGCAATGTTGATTATTTTTTTCAAAGGTACAGAAATTCATATTTGGTCTTCTAAAATCAACCTTTTGTATCCaaatcaaaattcaaatgaaCAAATAGCATCTCACCATGCCGACTTTGCTGAGAAAGCGTTGGGTGTTTTGTGTGCACTAGCAAGCAGTTGCTCTTTCTCATTGTGGTATATTATTCAG GCTAAGTTGAATAAGGAATACTCAAGTCATCCCTCAAGTGCAGCTTTAATAGCCACAATGGGAGCCATTCAAGCAACTATTATTGCTCTTTGTGTTGAAAGGGACTGGGAACAATGGAAGCTACGAAACAACCTCAGGATTCTTTCCGTTATTTATCCA GGAATAGTGGTCTCAGGATTAGTTGTTATCGCTACCACCTGGTGCATAAAGAAGAGAGGCCCTGTATTTGCATCTATTTTCAGTCCTTTACAACTCTTACTTGTAGCTATAGCTGCTTATTTCATGTTAGATGAGAAATTATATTTGGGAAG CATGCTTGGAGCAATTGTGATTGTGTGCGGTCTCTATGCGGTACTTTGGGGTCAAAGCaaagaaatgaaaaagaaaatgaagaTAATAGAAATCACAAGAACTACTGAAAATGAAGGGCATGTTGTTATTTCCACACTTGTTTCCCATGACATAGTCGTCCAAATCAACCAAAGTTCTGCCATTACTAAAGAGAATGTTGTTAATGATCAATGA
- the LOC127081915 gene encoding ADP-ribosylation factor-like protein 2 — MTLRFICSGLDNSGKTTIVLKINGEDTSVISPTLGFNIKTIAYQKYTLNIWDVGGQKTIRSYWRNYFEQTDGLVWVVDSSDLRRLDDCKMELDNLLKEERLSGASLLILANKQDIKGALAPDEIDKGVPGAYSEDAALKAYPNCETVHPYSLKIINLNIKVGIFGIEIEFLENTSGCDLFVS, encoded by the exons ATGACA TTGAGATTTATATGCAGTGGGTTGGACAATTCTGGAAAAACTACAATCGTTTTGAAGATTAATGGGGAGGACACTAGTGTCATTAGTCCTACCCTTGGCTTCAACATCAAAACCATCGCCTACCAAAA GTACACTCTAAATATATGGGATGTTGGAGGCCAAAAAACAATTCGATCTTACTGGAGAAACTACTTTGAGCAAACAGATGGTTTAGTTTGGGTAGTTGACAGTTCAGATCTTAGAAGGTTGGATGATTGCAAAATGGAGCTAGATAACCTTCTAAAGGAAGAG AGACTATCTGGAGCATCCTTACTAATTCTAGCAAATAAACAAGATATTAAAGGTGCCCTTGCACCCGATGAAATAGATAAG GGAGTGCCGGGAGCATACAGTGAGGATGCAGCTTTGAAAGCGTATCCAAATTGTGAGACTGTGCATCCATACA GTTTAAAGATTATCAATTTGAATATAAAAGTTGGAATATTTGGTATTGAAATTGAATTTTTAG AAAATACTTCTGGTTGTGATTTGTTTGTATCTTAG
- the LOC127081916 gene encoding serine/threonine-protein phosphatase PP2A catalytic subunit produces MWGVLASFNCLFLDLMQIYIQVFCLHGGLSPSLDTLDNIRALDRIQEVPHEGPMCDLLWSDPDDRCGWGISPRGAGYTFGQDIASQFNHTNGLSLISRAHQLVMEGYNWAQEKNVVTVFSAPNYCYRCGNMAAILEIGENMDQNFRIP; encoded by the exons ATGTGGGGTGTTCTAGCTTCTTTTAATTGTCTATTTCTAGATTTGATGCAGATCTATATACAA GTTTTCTGCTTGCATGGAGGTCTCTCTCCTTCTTTGGATACACTGGACAATATCAGAGCATTGGATCGTATACAAGAG GTTCCACACGAAGGACCAATGTGTGATCTCTTATGGTCTGATCCCGATGATCGTTGTGGGTGGGGAATATCTCCCCGTGGTGCTGGATACACATTTGGCCAGGATATAGCTTCACAGTTCAATCATACCAATGGTCTCTCGCTGATATCTAGAGCTCACCAGCTTGTTATGGAAGGATACAATTGGGCTCAG GAGAAGAATGTTGTCACTGTATTTAGTGCTCCAAATTACTGTTACCGGTGTGGGAATATGGCTGCCATACTGGAAATCGGAGAGAACATGGATcaaaattttcgtataccttag